One window of Paenibacillus sp. FSL K6-3182 genomic DNA carries:
- the allC gene encoding allantoate deiminase, translating into MMRSVLSHPREKERLLSYFETQVMQVLNWLATYSPDEEGGITRLLYTEGWLETQQALALKMESCGLTTEFDNVGNLFGKLQGDDRDAPSIITGSHIDTVIQGGHYDGAYGIAAGLLALDYLQKQFGKPKRTLELVSLCEEEGSRFPMAYWGSGSIAGKRNFEQIVHLQDAQDVFFADAMQQCGFGEGTGRDSRRHDIGAFIEIHIEQGAVLEQDGVAIGVVETIAGQRRLKFEVIGESNHAGTTPMHMRKDALEGVSAMIGALRQEAMRLGSPLVATAGRLQVFPNVPNVVPGKVVFTVDARHANEQALDSFCRWVVQRFTALAGERQLQIQGTEWFREEPVPMNEVLKRHMDHICGEMGISSKRMVSGAGHDAQMFEHICPTAMLFVPSRRGISHSPEEYTEPRELAVGVLVLTELLYRLGYEGEEL; encoded by the coding sequence ATGATGCGAAGTGTACTTTCCCATCCGAGAGAGAAGGAACGGCTATTATCGTATTTCGAGACGCAGGTTATGCAAGTATTAAATTGGCTGGCAACATATAGCCCGGATGAAGAAGGCGGCATAACGCGGCTGCTTTATACCGAGGGATGGCTGGAGACGCAGCAAGCGCTTGCGCTCAAAATGGAGAGCTGCGGTCTAACGACGGAGTTTGATAACGTTGGCAACTTATTCGGAAAATTACAAGGCGATGATCGAGACGCGCCTTCTATTATAACAGGCTCACATATTGATACGGTTATTCAAGGCGGGCATTATGACGGAGCCTACGGCATTGCGGCGGGTTTGCTGGCGCTTGATTATTTGCAAAAGCAATTCGGCAAGCCGAAGCGAACGCTGGAGCTTGTATCCCTATGCGAAGAGGAAGGCAGCCGATTTCCGATGGCTTACTGGGGATCGGGCAGCATCGCCGGCAAACGAAACTTTGAGCAAATTGTCCATTTGCAGGATGCTCAAGATGTATTTTTTGCGGATGCGATGCAGCAATGCGGCTTTGGCGAAGGAACGGGCAGGGATAGCCGCCGACATGATATTGGCGCGTTTATTGAGATCCATATCGAGCAAGGGGCGGTGCTGGAGCAGGATGGCGTCGCTATCGGTGTAGTGGAAACAATTGCTGGCCAGCGTAGACTGAAGTTTGAAGTCATTGGCGAATCGAATCATGCGGGAACAACTCCGATGCATATGCGCAAGGATGCGCTTGAAGGGGTTAGTGCGATGATTGGGGCGCTGCGTCAAGAGGCTATGCGGCTTGGATCGCCATTAGTGGCGACTGCTGGCAGGCTGCAGGTGTTTCCGAATGTACCGAATGTCGTTCCGGGAAAGGTTGTATTTACTGTAGATGCGCGTCATGCCAATGAACAGGCTCTCGATAGCTTTTGCCGCTGGGTCGTACAGCGATTTACAGCATTGGCCGGTGAGAGGCAACTGCAGATTCAAGGGACGGAGTGGTTTAGGGAAGAACCGGTTCCGATGAATGAGGTGCTTAAACGGCATATGGATCATATTTGTGGTGAAATGGGCATTTCTTCGAAACGAATGGTTAGCGGAGCGGGGCATGATGCACAAATGTTTGAGCATATTTGTCCGACTGCGATGTTATTTGTTCCAAGTAGACGAGGCATATCGCATTCACCGGAGGAGTATACAGAGCCGCGGGAGCTTGCGGTTGGTGTACTCGTGCTGACAGAGCTGCTGTATCGACTAGGCTATGAGGGGGAAGAGTTATGA
- a CDS encoding alanine--glyoxylate aminotransferase family protein has translation MKLYKDLAPSPRTIMTPGPVEVDPRVLRAMSYPILGQFDPEFTALMNETMEMLRQLFKTDNEWAFPVDGTSRSGIEAVLVGLIEPGDKVLVPIYGRFGHLLTEIAKRCGAEVVTLEKDWGSVFLTEEIVNAIKEHQPDVVALVHGETSTGRMQPLEGIGQACREVNALFVVDAVATIGGIEVATDRLLIDAVIGGTQKCLSVPAGMAPITYNKRAEMKLLSRKKVERGLLLADDEDDPLLRPIQSNYLDLSQLQDYWSSARLNHHTEATSMLYALREGLRLVLEEGLEARFARHREHEGALIAGLEAMGLRLYGDPACKMTVVTCIEIPAGIDGESVRSMLLDHYGIEIASSFGPLKGKIWRIGTMGYSCSKRNVLLTLGALEAVLLRHGHQLEAGLALQAAMDVYGM, from the coding sequence ATGAAGCTATACAAAGATTTGGCGCCATCACCGCGTACGATTATGACACCAGGTCCAGTCGAGGTGGATCCACGGGTGCTGCGGGCGATGTCGTATCCGATATTGGGACAATTTGACCCAGAATTTACGGCATTAATGAATGAAACAATGGAGATGCTGCGCCAATTATTTAAGACCGATAATGAATGGGCATTCCCTGTGGATGGGACGTCGAGGTCGGGGATAGAGGCTGTTCTTGTAGGCTTGATCGAGCCTGGCGATAAGGTGCTTGTGCCGATTTATGGACGCTTCGGCCATTTGCTGACCGAGATTGCGAAGCGCTGCGGTGCTGAGGTTGTAACGCTGGAGAAAGATTGGGGCAGTGTATTTTTAACGGAGGAAATAGTTAATGCCATAAAGGAGCATCAGCCTGATGTCGTAGCTCTTGTGCATGGCGAGACATCAACGGGAAGAATGCAGCCGCTCGAAGGCATTGGGCAAGCGTGCAGGGAAGTGAATGCGCTCTTCGTTGTGGACGCTGTTGCGACAATTGGCGGTATTGAGGTAGCGACTGATCGGCTGCTCATCGATGCGGTAATTGGCGGCACGCAGAAGTGTTTATCCGTACCGGCAGGCATGGCGCCGATTACGTACAATAAACGTGCAGAGATGAAGCTGCTCAGCCGCAAAAAGGTTGAAAGAGGGCTGCTTCTTGCTGACGACGAGGATGACCCGCTGCTGCGTCCGATTCAAAGCAACTACTTGGATTTGAGTCAGCTGCAGGATTATTGGAGTTCGGCTCGGCTCAATCATCATACGGAAGCGACGTCCATGCTTTATGCGCTTCGTGAAGGGCTGCGGCTCGTGCTGGAAGAGGGGCTGGAGGCGCGTTTTGCACGGCATCGTGAGCATGAAGGGGCATTGATTGCTGGTTTGGAGGCAATGGGCTTGCGTCTCTACGGCGACCCCGCCTGCAAAATGACCGTCGTTACTTGTATTGAAATTCCGGCTGGCATAGACGGAGAATCTGTACGTTCGATGCTGCTTGATCATTACGGCATCGAGATCGCCAGCTCCTTCGGTCCCTTGAAGGGGAAAATATGGCGCATCGGCACGATGGGCTACAGCTGCAGCAAGCGCAACGTGTTGCTTACGCTCGGCGCGCTGGAAGCCGTTCTGCTGCGACATGGTCATCAGTTGGAAGCAGGCCTGGCACTGCAGGCGGCTATGGATGTTTATGGGATGTAG